Proteins found in one Channa argus isolate prfri chromosome 7, Channa argus male v1.0, whole genome shotgun sequence genomic segment:
- the fzd1 gene encoding frizzled-1, whose product MVYTRHVGTVLTLLVFILFSNVGIFRVNGQYGGGDRGMSIPEHGFCQPISIPLCTDIAYNETIMPNLLGHTNQEDAGLEVHQFYPLVKVQCSPDLKFFLCSMYAPVCTVLEQALPPCRSLCERARQGCEALMNKFGFQWPDSLACESFPVHGAGELCVGQNMSDRTESEGVAPYPTERAPSEPVSGQFRCPASLRVPPYLNYRFLGQENCGAPCEPKRSHGMMYFSEEELKFARIWIGIWSVLCCASTLFTVLTYLVDMKRFSYPERPIVFLSGCYTMVSIAYITGFLLEDKVVCNDRFDNDIRTVVQGTKKEGCTILFMMLYFFSMASSIWWVILALTWFLAAGMKWGHEAIEANSQYFHLAAWAVPAIKTITILAVGQVDGDVLSGVCFVGINSVDALRGFVLAPLFVYLFIGTSFLLAGFVSLFRIRTIMKHDGTKTEKLEKLMVRIGIFSVLYTVPATIVIACYFYEQAFREQWERTWISQTCKTYAVPCPAQNHPNMSPDFTVFMIKYLMTLIVGITSGFWIWSGKTLNSWRRFYTRLANSKQGETTV is encoded by the coding sequence ATGGTTTACACCAGACACGTTGGTACAGTTTTGACTCtgctggtttttattttgttctcaaACGTCGGGATTTTTCGAGTCAATGGCCAGTACGGCGGCGGCGACAGAGGAATGTCTATACCGGAGCACGGCTTCTGCCAGCCCATCTCCATTCCGCTGTGTACGGACATCGCATACAACGAGACTATCATGCCAAACCTGCTGGGTCACACCAACCAAGAGGACGCAGGGCTGGAGGTCCACCAGTTCTACCCGCTGGTGAAAGTCCAGTGCTCCCCAGATTTAAAGTTCTTCCTCTGCTCCATGTATGCGCCCGTGTGCACGGTGCTCGAGCAGGCGCTGCCCCCGTGCCGCTCTCTGTGCGAGCGCGCGCGGCAGGGCTGCGAGGCGCTCATGAACAAGTTCGGCTTCCAGTGGCCCGACAGCCTCGCGTGCGAGTCCTTCCCGGTGCACGGCGCAGGAGAGCTGTGCGTGGGCCAGAACATGTCGGACCGCACCGAGTCCGAAGGTGTCGCTCCGTACCCGACCGAGCGCGCACCGTCCGAGCCCGTGAGCGGTCAGTTCAGGTGTCCGGCCTCGCTCAGGGTGCCTCCTTACCTGAACTACCGCTTCCTCGGGCAGGAGAACTGCGGCGCTCCGTGCGAGCCAAAAAGATCGCACGGGATGATGTACTTCAGCGAGGAGGAGCTCAAATTCGCGAGGATATGGATCGGCATCTGGTCCGTATTGTGCTGCGCTTCCACATTATTCACGGTGCTGACCTACCTGGTGGACATGAAGCGCTTCAGCTACCCAGAGCGGCCCATTGTCTTCCTCTCAGGCTGCTACACCATGGTGTCTATTGCCTACATTACTGGGTTTTTACTGGAGGACAAGGTGGTTTGCAATGACAGGTTTGATAATGACATAAGGACTGTGGTGCAGGGCACCAAAAAGGAGGGCTGCACCATCCTTTTCATGATGCTGTACTTCTTCAGCATGGCCAGTTCCATCTGGTGGGTCATCCTGGCTCTCACCTGGTTCCTGGCAGCAGGGATGAAGTGGGGCCACGAAGCCATCGAGGCCAACTCCCAGTACTTCCACCTGGCAGCCTGGGCCGTGCCCGCCATCAAGACTATCACCATCCTGGCTGTGGGTCAGGTGGACGGAGACGTTTTGAGCGGGGTTTGCTTCGTGGGCATCAACAGCGTGGACGCCCTGCGGGGCTTCGTCCTCGCGCCGCTGTTCGTCTACCTGTTCATCGGAACCTCCTTCCTCTTGGCGGGCTTCGTGTCTCTGTTTCGCATCCGGACCATCATGAAGCACGACGGCACCAAGACGGAGAAGCTGGAGAAGCTGATGGTGAGGATCGGGATCTTCAGCGTGCTGTACACGGTGCCAGCCACCATCGTCATCGCGTGCTACTTCTACGAGCAGGCCTTCAGAGAGCAATGGGAGAGGACGTGGATCAGCCAGACGTGCAAGACGTACGCCGTGCCGTGTCCTGCCCAGAACCACCCCAACATGAGCCCGGACTTTACAGTCTTCATGATAAAGTATCTTATGACACTCATTGTGGGCATCACCTCGGGATTCTGGATCTGGTCTGGGAAGACCCTCAACTCCTGGAGGCGGTTTTACACGAGACTGGCCAACAGTAAACAGGGTGAGACCACAGTGTAA